Sequence from the Kineosporia succinea genome:
CGGACGTGCGCACCGAGACGGCGGTGGGGTCGGTGGGGTCGTCGTCCGCCCCGAGGAGGGGCACGGCGGGCCCGACGGCATCCAGAACGCCACCGAGGGTCGATCCTGAGTGACTTTGGGGAACTTCGTCGCTGAGCGCAAGGGCGGGACCACTGCCCGAAAGAGCCGCCCGCAGGTGCGTCAGGACCCCCAATATTCGGTCGTCAGCGCAGGTCAGCCGGGTTTCGAGGATGCGTGGAGAGGTCCCGGAGGTCACCTCGGCAGGGTAAGCGGTGACCGGATCGGCCAGCGCGGCAGGTTCCCCAGACGGTCAGTAAGTGGCAGGCTGCTGCTCGTGCATTCCGTGGAACAGGCGCTGGCTGCAATCGGCCGCGCCGAACCCGAGGTGGCCGAGGACGCTCGGGCGGCTTGGGACTCGCTGACCGGGGGTGAGGGGCCCGAGTCGGTGACGCAGTGGCGGCTCCAGCAGTTCTGCTGGGACGAGCTGAACCGATCGTGGATGTCCGACGCGGCGGGTCGCTGGCGGGTCGCCACCGCCCTGGCCGCGCTGCTCGACGGTCTCAGCATGCAGCGCTACGCGGGCATCGCCCGCAGCGACACCACTCGCCAGATCCTCTTCACCGGTGACCAGGCGCCCGACCGGGGCCGCACCGTGGTGCGCCGGGCGATGCAGCGCTCGGGCATCGAGCCGCCCGACACCGAGCTCCTGACCTGGGGCGCGATCATGGGCACGGCCGAGTCGCAGGCCCGCGAGGCCGTCGCCGACCGGCTCGAGATGGCCGTGGCGGTGGGCGATCTGCAGCCCGGCACCCGCGGCTGGCGGGACTCGCAGGCCGAGATCACCCTGAACGTGCTGCTGTCGCCGCGCCTGGACCTGTCCGGAGAGGCCCTCTACGACCAGATCCTCGACGAGCGTCTCGACGACTGGATCCGCGGCCCCCGTTCCACCACGCGCGGCGGTCTGCTGGCCCCGCTCGAGACCAGCCTGCGCGAGAACGTCGACCCGGGCATGGCCGCCCCGGCCCGCGCCCTGCTGCGACCCCTCGACTGGCTGCTGACCGAGATCGGTGACGGCCTGGCCCTCACCGCCGCCGGCTACCTGCCGCCGCGCACGGTCTCCCGCGCGCTCGACGAGCTGGGCTGGCGCGACGAGCTGATCGGCCCGGCCAACCGCGAGGTCGACGCCTACCCGGTGCTGGTGCTGCGCGAGACCGCGCAGCGCCTGGGCCTGTGCCGCCGCCGCGCGTCCCGTCTCACCCTGACCCCGAGCGGCCGGGCCGCCCTGGCCGACGGCCGCACCCTCTGGCAGGCCGTGTCCGCCGGGCTGGTCGGTCCCGAGCACTCCGCCCTGGCCGTGGCCTGGGAGGTCGTGCTGGCCGTGCTGGCGCCGGGCGACGTGGTCGGTGAAGAAGACGTGCGCACCCTGGTGCAGGCCGTGATCACCGAGTCCGGCTGGCGGGTGGCCGGCCGCCGCACGCCGAGCGAGAGCGACACCAGCGCCCTGTTCTTCGCGGTGCTGCGTGAGCTGCGCTGGATGGAACTCGTCGAGGAGTCCGGCGCCCTGCTCGACCGGCAGCTGCGGGCCCGGGCCGGCGCCGCCGACCTGTTCCGCGCCGCGCTGCGCCACCGGGTGCTGCACCGCGACATCGTGCCCTTCTGACACCTGCCCGACGCGTTAGACCGGCCCTGCGACGCGTCGCAGGGCCGGTCTAACGCGTCAGGAAGGCCGGGATCTCCTCCGGCGGCAGCGGCCGGGCGAACCAGTAGCCCTGCCCCGTCTCGCATCCCACGTCGCGCAGCAGGTCGGCCTGGGCCTCGCTCTCGATGCCCTCGGCGGTGGTCTCCAGCGACAGGATCCGGGCCAGGTCGACCACGGTACGCACGATCGCCAGGTCCTCCTCCACCGTCTCGATGTTGTCGATGAACGACTTGTCGATCTTCAGCTTGTCCACCGGGAAGCGCCGCAGGTACGACAGCGACGAGTAGCCGGTGCCGAAGTCGTCGATGCCGACCTGCACCCCGAGCCGCCGCAGCTCCGACAGCTGCGCGGTGATGCCCTCCGGATCCTCCATCAGCACAGTCTCGGTGAGCTCGAGGGTCAGCGCCGACGCCGGCAGACCGGTCTCGGCGAGCGTGGCGATCACGTCCTCGGCCAGCCGCCCGTCGGTCAGCTGCCGGGCCGAGACGTTGATGTTGAGCCCGAGGTCGGGCTGCGCGTGACGGCGCCAGGCGGCCACCTGGCGACAGCTGCGGGCCAGCACCCAGCGCCCCATCTCGACGATCACCCCGGTCTCCTCGGCGATCGGCACGAACGCGGCCGGCGAGATCATCCCGCGCTCGGGGTGCCGCCACCGGATCAGCGTCTCCACGCCCAGCGGGACCCGCCGGGACAGGTCCATCAGCGGCTGGTAGACCAGCTCGAACTGGCTCTCCGCCAAGGCCTTGCGCAGGTCGCCCTGCAGCTCCAGGCGGTCCCGCGCGTCCGCCTGCATCCGCGGCTCGAACACCACCGCGCGCCGGCTGCCGTTCTTCTTCGCCTGGTACATCGCCAGGTCGGCCTGGCGCAGCAGCTCGCCGGTGCCGTGCCGGTCGGCGTCGCCGTGGGCCACCCCGACGCTGGCCGACACGAACAGGTCGCGCCCGGCGAGCCGGATCGGCCTCGACAGGGCCGCCGTGATCCGCTCCGCCGCCCGCAGCGCCGGACCCGACCCCCGCGTCCGCTCCATCAGCACCGCGAACTCGTCGCCGCCGAGGCGGGCCACGGTGTCGCTCTCCCGGATGCAGTCGCGCAGCCGCCGGGCCACCTCGGCCAGGAGGTCGTCCCCGGCGCCGTGCCCGAGCGTGTCGTTCACCGCCTTGAACCGGTCCAGGTCGATGAACAGCACGCTCACCTCGCCGGCGTCCTCCCGGGCCAGTGCCTCCTTCAGCCGGTCGAGGAACAGCGTGCGGTTGGCCAGGCCGGTCAGGGAGTCGTACGAGGCCTCGCGGATCGCCTCCAGGGTGGTGGCGTCGTTCAGGGCCAGGCTGACCTGCTCGGCGAACGCGCCCAGCAGGTCCTGCCGCCAGTCCGCAGACCCCGGCCGCGACGCCGTGCTCGTCACCAGGCTGCCGATGATGCGCCCGCTGACGTGCACCGGGGCGGCCATCAGCGTCACCTCACCGGCGGAGGTGACCAGCTCGTCCGCCTCGATCGCGTCCGTCGCCGTCCGCAGCACCCACTCGTCGGTCTCCACCCCGGCCCGGTGACCGCTCACCGAGGGGATGTTCGGGCGTCCGTCGTGGTCCGGGTCGAGCAGCACCAGTGCCACGAACGCACCCTCGAGCATGCCCGAGGCGCCCTCGGTGACGGCGTCCATGACCATCTGCAGCGGCACCCGGTGCGCGATGTCCCGCTGGATCGCCAGCAGTGTCTCCAGCAGGCGCTCCCGCTGCCGCACGGCCTGCAGCAGTGATTCCCGTTGCCGCGCCTGCAGTTCGCTGTGCCGCCGGGCCCGGGCGTTGTCGAACGACACCGCCAGCTGCCCGGCGATCAGCCGCACCGCGTCCAGCCGGGCCGGTGAGAAGGCGTTGCCGTGCAGGTGGTTCTCGAGCACCAGCACCAGCCGGGGCTCCCCGCCCGAGCTGATCGGCACCACCATCAGCGCGCAGCGGGGCAGCCCGGCCAGGTGCGGGTCGGCGCTGAACCGGTCGTCGCGGGTGGCGTCGGCCACCAGCAGCGGCTCCCCGGTGCGCTCGGCGTACCGCACCGCCGAGACCGGGAACCCGGAGGTGGGCCACTCGCCGTCGGTGAGCAGGATCGTCACGTCGGTGGCGCCGGTCATGGCGGTCAGCACCTCCACGACCCGGGCGTGCAGCGCCTCGAAGGCGGTCTCCCGGCCGATCGCCTGCGAGGCCGAGAGCACCCCGAGAAGGTCCACGGCGTCACCGGTCTCGTCCGAGGTGACCACCTCGTCCACACTCAGCGGCGGCCGTTCGGGCAGGGCCGTGCGCAGGTCCGGGTAACGCCGGCGCAGCTGTTCCACCTTGGCGTCGGCGCCCCAGGCCCGGTACGCGTCGCGGGCCAGGGTGAGCATCGCCCGCGAGCCGTACGTGTGCCCCTGCGCCTCGCGGAACATCCCGGCCCGCTCGAGCACCAGCGCCCGGTGCCAGCCGCGGTTCGGCGGCGTGGTCAGGATCGCGTCGTCGAAGTGCTTCATCGCGGCGGTCAGATCGCCTGCGGCCCAGGCGGTCTCGGCGTCCAGCCAGGTGACCAGGTGGCCGAAGCCGGAGGGCAGGTCGTGCGCCCGCCGGGCGAGCCACTCGCGGCTGGCCCGGAGACTCTCGGGGTCACCGCCGTGCGAGAGCGACAGGGCGTTCAGCAGGTGCGCCTGCGAGGCCGCGTAGGTGCTCTCCAGGAACGCGAACATCGGCATCACCCGGCCCAGTTCGGCCCGCAGTGACTCCGGGGAGCCGAGCAGGGCGGCGTGCAGCGCGCCCAGCAGGTGGTGGTTGACCTGGGCGGCGGGCACGCTCAGCGTGAGGTCGGGGAACGGGGCCCCGCGCAGCGCCTCGACCAGCGACCGGTGGCTCAGGATCAGCTGCCGGGCCTGGTCGTTGCTCATCCGGGCGGCCAGCGCGAGCCCCTGGTCGACGACCGAGAGCAGGCCGCCCAGGCTCAGCCCGAAGTCGAGCATGCTCGAGCACAGCGTGCTGTAGCTGAAGGCGGCCGACTGTGGCTCCCCGCCGCGCAGCAGCCCGGACTCGGCCTGCTGGAGGTCGGCGATCGCGGCCTGGAGCGGCTCGAACCAGGGCCGGGCGGTGGCCCCGCACAGGAACCGGGCGTACGAGGTCTCCGGCTCGTAACCGCGTTCGGCGCTGACCGCGAGAACCCTGGTCACCACGCGGTATCCGGTGCGGAAGTCACCGGCCCGGCCGATCGTCAGCAGGGCCGCGTGCGAGAGCGCCTCGACCAGGGCCCGCAGCGGGCCGTGCTCCTGCCACATCTTCTGGGCGGTCAGGATCAGCCAGCCGAGCAGGTCGTGGTCGGCGAAGTAGGCGGTGTGGTTCAGGCGGCGCAGCACGTCGGCGCGGGCCCGCACCACCGGGTCGGTGCTCTCGTCCCGAAGGAGTTCCGCGGAGTCGGCCCAGG
This genomic interval carries:
- a CDS encoding EAL domain-containing protein; translation: MTNTEPGSGRDTRADGAVPGQRPPEPAAGLAPGEILIHDDRFGRVTRIGTGDDALIRREMRGVNAALRARHSAAVMDRLRGIPGVPQLVGPATGTVYHVRAFRGESLRGLMRSPKWHLDVPALVDVVVDLAALLTEIHGRGVVHSDLSPEVILLSVPQNRPFIVNFDRATLFSGEQPGYSHSNSLIQRLVYLAPEQTGRTAQPVDQRADLYTLGVVIHELCTGEPPFGRGEADALGLMRDQLARLPTPVAVLNPALPRPFSDIVAKLLEKEPGRRYQSAAGLLHDLRRLRQEMVKAGGGHGGRQLAPIRPFALGDRDFPHQLTGPARLFARDPEISRLRAAFTGICSGGTAGILVTGRAGVGKTSLIDQLRPTVASAGGWFISGTFDASESDLRSNAVVEALGQLGRLLLAEPESALIEQRQRMRSMLGGNASLLAGLVPDLAPVLGVPGDPPFGDPLEIQSRARQSALDLLRATASRSRPVVMVLDSLQWAAPFPLGLIDAVLTGGEIDGLLIVGALRDDDPGPTIGSMVARWSQLGLWPPAVRLENLGRDDLTEMLGEMLRLERREAARLADVVGARTRGNPYETIELLNALRTEGSLLLGESGWTWDSTAVRGRLVGGENGDLLAARLRTLPDPTVAVLEVLAGLGRRSELGVLATAAGMSVEDLDERLEPALAEGLIMTTTGEAEGDATVRFRHERSRRLVREQLGEDATRLLSLTIAHRLASDPRHLTTAAAQYVAALPELTDPAERRRAAHLLERAGTAVRVTNPSSAERFYAAGEELLTDSQTDDELLLRLALERHATVYGLGELDAMDRLFASARQRCDDPLRLNDAVCLQIAALTNRGRVHEAITLGREQLGRLGLPVPPPDELVGIISAGLPEFTAWADSAELLRDESTDPVVRARADVLRRLNHTAYFADHDLLGWLILTAQKMWQEHGPLRALVEALSHAALLTIGRAGDFRTGYRVVTRVLAVSAERGYEPETSYARFLCGATARPWFEPLQAAIADLQQAESGLLRGGEPQSAAFSYSTLCSSMLDFGLSLGGLLSVVDQGLALAARMSNDQARQLILSHRSLVEALRGAPFPDLTLSVPAAQVNHHLLGALHAALLGSPESLRAELGRVMPMFAFLESTYAASQAHLLNALSLSHGGDPESLRASREWLARRAHDLPSGFGHLVTWLDAETAWAAGDLTAAMKHFDDAILTTPPNRGWHRALVLERAGMFREAQGHTYGSRAMLTLARDAYRAWGADAKVEQLRRRYPDLRTALPERPPLSVDEVVTSDETGDAVDLLGVLSASQAIGRETAFEALHARVVEVLTAMTGATDVTILLTDGEWPTSGFPVSAVRYAERTGEPLLVADATRDDRFSADPHLAGLPRCALMVVPISSGGEPRLVLVLENHLHGNAFSPARLDAVRLIAGQLAVSFDNARARRHSELQARQRESLLQAVRQRERLLETLLAIQRDIAHRVPLQMVMDAVTEGASGMLEGAFVALVLLDPDHDGRPNIPSVSGHRAGVETDEWVLRTATDAIEADELVTSAGEVTLMAAPVHVSGRIIGSLVTSTASRPGSADWRQDLLGAFAEQVSLALNDATTLEAIREASYDSLTGLANRTLFLDRLKEALAREDAGEVSVLFIDLDRFKAVNDTLGHGAGDDLLAEVARRLRDCIRESDTVARLGGDEFAVLMERTRGSGPALRAAERITAALSRPIRLAGRDLFVSASVGVAHGDADRHGTGELLRQADLAMYQAKKNGSRRAVVFEPRMQADARDRLELQGDLRKALAESQFELVYQPLMDLSRRVPLGVETLIRWRHPERGMISPAAFVPIAEETGVIVEMGRWVLARSCRQVAAWRRHAQPDLGLNINVSARQLTDGRLAEDVIATLAETGLPASALTLELTETVLMEDPEGITAQLSELRRLGVQVGIDDFGTGYSSLSYLRRFPVDKLKIDKSFIDNIETVEEDLAIVRTVVDLARILSLETTAEGIESEAQADLLRDVGCETGQGYWFARPLPPEEIPAFLTR